A genome region from Nicotiana tabacum cultivar K326 chromosome 13, ASM71507v2, whole genome shotgun sequence includes the following:
- the LOC107801793 gene encoding exocyst complex component EXO70A1, which yields MGMPRNTGGGGIAVVGIDMLSERAAKMREAVHKSQSITDNMVSILGSFDHRLSALETAMRPTQIRTHAIRKAHVNIDKTLKAADVILSQFDLSRQAEAKILKGPHEDLESYLEAIEQLRNNIRFFNNNKSFKSSDGVLNNANSLLAKAISKLEEEFKQLLSSYSKPVEPERLFECLPNSMRPSSGSPGESNGKNHLSSSHAEHNNGTDNTVYTPPTLIPPRILPLLHDLVQQMVQAGHQQQLVKIYRDTRSPVLEESLRKLGVEKLSKDDVQKMQWEVLEFKIGNWIHFMRIAVKLLFAAERKVCDQMFEGFEHLKDQCFAEVTTGSVAVLLSFGDAIAKSKRSPEKLFVLLDMYEIMRELHSEIESLFRGKSCNEIRESAFGLSKRLAQTAQETFRDFEEAVEKDATKTAVSDGTVHPLTSYVINYVKFLFDYQSTLKQLFQEFENGDSNSQLASVTMRIMQALQTNLDGKSKQYKDPALTNLFLMNNIHYMVRSVRRSEAKDLLGDDWVQRHRRVVQQHANQYKRIAWAKILQCLSIQGLTSSGGSNSMGVDGQNSSGVSRALVKERLKTFNIQFEELHQRQSQWTVPDTELRESLRLAVAEVLLPAYRSFIKRFGPMVENGKNPQKYIRYSAEDLERMLGEFFEGKTLNEPKR from the exons ATGGGTATGCCAAGAAACACAGGCGGGGGAGGAATAGCAGTAGTAGGTATTGATATGTTAAGTGAAAGAGCAGCAAAGATGAGAGAAGCAGTACACAAGAGTCAGTCCATTACAGATAACATGGTTTCTATTTTGGGTTCTTTTGACCATCGTCTTTCTGCTCTTGAAACTGCTATGCGTCCAACCCAG ATTAGGACTCATGCTATTCGGAAGGCTCATGTGAACATTGATAAGACTTTGAAGGCCGCGGATGTTATCCTGTCCCAATTTGATCTTTCTCGTCAG GCGGAGGCGAAAATACTTAAAGGCCCACACGAGGACCTAGAAAGTTACCTTGAAGCAATTGAACAACTGAGAAACAACATTCGCttcttcaacaacaacaaaagctTCAAGAGTAGTGATGGAGTGCTCAACAACGCAAATAGCTTACTTGCTAAGGCTATTTCAAAGCTTGAAGAGGAGTTTAAGCAGCTGTTGTCATCTTACAG CAAACCTGTTGAACCAGAACGTCTTTTTGAATGCCTTCCAAATTCAATGCGACCATCATCTGGATCACCAGGAGAATCTAACGGTAAGAACCATTTGTCAAGTAGTCATGCTGAGCATAATAACGGAACAGATAATACCGTCTATACACCACCAACTCTTATCCCTCCAAGGATCCTGCCGCTACTGCATGATCTAGTCCAACAGATGGTTCAAGCTGGTCATCAACAACAGCTGGTAAAAATATACAG GGATACCCGTTCTCCTGTTCTGGAAGAAAGTCTTCGCAAGTTGGGAGTGGAAAAACTTAGCAAAGATGATGTCCAGAAGATGCAATGGGAAGTTCTGGAATTTAAAATTGGGAATTGGATTCATTTTATGCGGATTGCT GTCAAATTGTTATTTGCTGCGGAGAGAAAAGTTTGTGATCAGATGTTTGAAGGATTTGAGCACCTCAAAGATCAATGTTTTGCTGAAGTTACTACTGGGAGTGTTGCTGTGCTGCTTAGTTTTGGTGATGCAATTGCCAAAAGCAAAAGATCACCTGAGAAGTTGTTTGTGCTTCTAGATATGTATGAAATAATGCGGGAACTTCATTCAGAG ATTGAATCACTTTTTAGAGGTAAATCTTGCAATGAAATCAGGGAATCTGCCTTTGGTTTGTCAAAGCGACTTGCTCAGACAGCCCAAGAAACCTTTCGTGATTTTGAAGAAGCTGTCGAGAAAGATGCAACCAAAACCGCCGTATCAGATGGAACTGTCCATCCCTTGACGAGCTATGTGATTAATTATGTGAAGTTCCTGTTCGA CTATCAATCAACGTTGAAACAACTGTTCCAAGAGTTCGAAAATGGAGATTCAAATTCTCAACTAGCTTCTGTCACAATGCGCATAATGCAAGCTCTTCAAACCAATTTGGATGGGAAATCTAAGCAGTATAAGGATCCAGCTCTGACTAACTTGTTCCTTATGAACAACATTCACTACATGGTCAGATCTGTTCGCAG GTCTGAAGCCAAGGATTTATTAGGTGATGATTGGGTTCAAAGACACCGGAGAGTTGTACAGCAACATGCAAATCAATACAAAAGAATTGCTTGGGCAAAG ATTCTGCAATGCCTATCGATTCAAGGACTAACATCATCTGGGGGCAGTAACTCTATGGGTGTAGACGGACAAAATAGCAGTGGAGTTTCAAGAGCGCTTGTAAAAGAAAG GTTGAAGACTTTCAATATTCAATTCGAGGAGCTTCATCAAAGACAAAGTCAATGGACAGTCCCAGACACTGAGTTACGAGAATCATTGAGGCTTGCAGTTGCTGAAGTCTTACTGCCTGCATACAGATCTTTCATCAAACGATTCGG GCCAATGGTTGAGAATGGTAAGAATCCCCAAAAGTATATCAGGTACTCGGCTGAAGATCTTGAACGTATGCTTGGTGAATTTTTCGAGGGTAAGACGTTGAATGAGCCAAAACGATGA
- the LOC107828822 gene encoding uncharacterized protein LOC107828822 — protein sequence MQGKVNGLKTLILEQTPSAYCIHCFVHQLQLTLVVVVNKHKEVETFFAIIANVLNVVGASFKCRDQLRDHQAELLDKLLESGELQSGKGLNQERGLQRPGDTRWGSHYRTLDNFIVLFSSIVHVLEVVEYEGSEADDRLQTEAFLSKINEFDFIFLLHLMLKVLMMSNELSKALQKKEQDINNAMVFLDLTKERLQVMREDGWVSLMDEVSSFCAKHDIVVPNMEEFYFSGKSKRRPSIVTYSHHLHVDLFYSVIDLQLQELNNHFDVMSGNLLLGMANLNPVNSFANFDKEKIMTLAKYYPDEFGELKLRDLSHQLDTFILHMRRGDLRFSDLKGIGDLAKALVEANLAKSYSLVYLLVKLTLILPVATATVKRGFSSMKYIKDELRSSISDIFLNDYLVCYFEKEVFTNVSNDAIIDRFQDMKARRVQE from the coding sequence ATGCAAGGAAAGGTGAATGGTCTTAAAACTTTAATTTTAGAACAAACTCCATCGGCATATTGTATTCATTGTTTTGTGCATCAATTGCAATTGACACTTGTAGTTGTGGTTAATAAACATAAGGAGGTGGAAACTTTCTTTGCTATAATTGCTAACGTGTTGAATGTAGTTGGAGCATCTTTTAAGTGTAGAGATCAACTTCGCGATCATCAAGCAGAATTGTTGGATAAATTGCTAGAGAGTGGTGAACTTCAAAGTGGGAAAGGATTAAATCAAGAGCGAGGGCTTCAAAGGCCAGGTGACACTCGTTGGGGATCACATTATAGAACGTTGGATAACTTTATTGTTTTATTTTCATCTATTGTTCACGTGCTTGAGGTGGTTGAATATGAAGGTTCTGAGGCTGATGATAGATTACAAACAGAAGCGTTTTTGAGTAAAATCAATGAATTTGACTTTATTTTCTTGCTTCACTTGATGTTGAAAGTATTGATGATGTCGAACGAGTTGAGTAAAGCTTTGCAGAAGAAAGAGCAAGATATTAACAATGCCATGGTATTTCTTGACCTCACAAAGGAAAGGTTGCAAGTAATGAGAGAAGATGGATGGGTGTCATTGATGGATGAAGTCTCTTCATTTTGTGCTAAACATGATATTGTGGTACCCAATATGGAAGAATTCTATTTTTCTGGAAAGTCAAAGCGTAGACCTTCTATTGTTACGTATTCACATCACTTACATGTTGATCTTTTTTATTCTGTGATTGATTTGCAGCTTCAGGAGCTTAACAATCATTTTGATGTTATGAGTGGTAACTTGCTTCTTGGTATGGCTAACTTGAATCCGGTTAATTCATTTGCTAATTTTGATAAGGAAAAAATAATGACACTGGCCAAGTATTATCCAGATGAGTTTGGCGAATTGAAGCTTCGAGATCTTAGTCACCAACTTGACACTTTCATATTGCACATGCGACGTGGTGACCTTAGGTTTTCTGATTTGAAAGGAATTGGTGATTTGGCAAAAGCCTTGGTTGAGGCAAATCTTGCAAAGAGTTATTCACTTGTTTATTTACTTGTAAAATTAACTCTAATTTTACCTGTTGCGACTGCAACTGTGAAAAGAGGATTTTCATCCATGAAGTACATCAAAGATGAATTACGTAGTAGTATTAGtgatatatttttaaatgattattTAGTTTGTTATTTCGAGAAGGAAGTATTTACAAATGTAAGTAATGATGCTATTATTGACCGTTTTCAAGATATGAAAGCGCGTCGAGTTCAAGAATGA
- the LOC142168317 gene encoding uncharacterized protein LOC142168317 has protein sequence MTSPKIQKDIVSACAQETVKAIIDDLGGDYFRILVDESKDISHHEQMALYLRYVDKKGQVNEPFIGLVRIGDTYAKSLKEAIYSLLLKHSLSPSKIRGQGYDGASNMQGKEVKTFFAIIANVLNVFGASFKRRDQLRDHQAELLEKLLESGELQSGKGLNQE, from the exons ATGActtcaccaaaaattcaaaaggaTATTGTTAGTGCTTGTGCACAAGAAACTGTGAAAGCTATAATTGATGACTTGGGAGGGGATTATTTTAGGATATTAGTTGATGAGTCTAAAGATATTTCACACCATGAACAAATGGCCCTTTATTTGCGGTATGTTGACAAAAAAGGCCAAGTGAATGAGCCATTTATTGGTCTTGTTCGTATTGGTGATACATATGCAAAGTCATTGAAGGAAGCAATATATTCTTTATTATTGAAACACTCATTAAGTCCATCCAAAATACGTGGGCAAGGATATGATGGAGCTAGTAATATGCAAGGAAAG GAGGTGAAAACTTTCTTTGCTATAATTGCTAACGTATTGAATGTATTTGGAGCATCTTTTAAGCGTAGAGATCAACTTCGCGATCATCAAGCAGAATTGTTGGAGAAATTGCTAGAGAGTGGTGAACTTCAAAGTGGGAAAGGATTAAATCAAGAGTGA
- the LOC142168318 gene encoding uncharacterized protein LOC142168318 — protein sequence MSNELSKALQKKEQDINNAMVFLDLTKERLQVMREDGCVSLMDEVSSIYAKHDIVVPNMKEFYIPGKSKRRPSTVTYSHHLRVDLFYSVIDLQLQELNSRFDIVSGNLLLGMVSLNPVNSFANFDKEKIMTLAKYYPDEFGE from the coding sequence ATGTCGAACGAGTTGAGTAAAGCTTTGCAGAAGAAAGAGCAAGATATTAACAATGCCATGGTATTTCTTGACCTCACAAAGGAAAGGTTGCAAGTAATGAGAGAAGATGGATGTGTGTCATTGATGGATGAAGTTTCTTCAATTTATGCTAAACATGATATTGTGGTACCCAATATGAAAGAATTCTATATTCCTGGAAAGTCAAAGCGTAGACCTTCTACTGTTACGTATTCACATCACTTACGTGTTGATCTTTTTTATTCTGTGATTGATTTACAGCTTCAGGAGCTTAACAGTCGTTTTGATATTGTGAGTGGTAACTTGCTTCTTGGTATGGTTAGCTTGAATCCGGTTAATTCATTTGCTAATTTTGATAAGGAAAAAATAATGACATTGGCCAAGTATTATCCAGATGAGTTTGGCGAATAG
- the LOC142168319 gene encoding uncharacterized protein LOC142168319 yields the protein MRRGDLRFSDLKGIGDLAKALVEANLAESYSLVYLLVKLILILPVVTATVERAFSSMKYIKDELYSSISNTFLNDCLVCYFEKKVFTNVSNDAIIDRFQNMKARRVQE from the coding sequence ATGCGACGTGGTGACCTTAGGTTTTCTGATTTGAAAGGAATTGGTGATTTGGCAAAAGCCTTGGTTGAGGCAAATCTTGCAGAGAGTTATTCACTTGTTTATTTACTTGTAAAGTTAATTCTAATTTTACCTGTCGTGACTGCAACTGTGGAAAGAGCATTTTCATCCATGAAGTACATCAAAGATGAATTATATAGTAGTATAAGTAATACATTTTTAAATGATTGTTTAGTTTGTTACTTTGAGAAGAAAGTATTTACAAATGTAAGTAATGATGCTATTATTGAccgttttcaaaatatgaaagcGCGTCGAGTTCAAGAATGA